In Eubalaena glacialis isolate mEubGla1 chromosome 2, mEubGla1.1.hap2.+ XY, whole genome shotgun sequence, a single genomic region encodes these proteins:
- the CCNB1IP1 gene encoding E3 ubiquitin-protein ligase CCNB1IP1 codes for MKLWETGLESPFFPSLELLGAHLETLLSIMSLCEDMLLCNYRKCRIKLSGYAWVTACSHIFCDQHGSGEFSRSPAICPACNSTLSGKLDIVRTELSPSEEYKAMVLAGLRPEIVLDISSRALAFWTYQVHQERLYQEYNFSKAEGHLKQLEKIYTQQIQSKDIELTSMKGEVTSMKKVLEEYKKKFSDISEKLMERNRQYQKLQGLYDSLRLRNITIANQDGTLEPSMIAQSGVFGFPLGSNSKFPLDSTPVRNRGGGDGDFQFRPFFVGSPTAPEPTNSFFSFASPSNELEQQQVSSRAFKVKRI; via the exons CATCTGGAAACCTTATTATCTATTATGTCTTTGTGTGAAGACATGCTGCTTTGTAACTATCGCAAGTGTCGCATCAAACTCTCTGGTTATGCGTGGGTCACTGCCTGCTCTCATATATTCTGTGATCAGCATGGCAGTGGTGAGTTTAGTCGTTCACCAGCTATCTGCCCTGCCTGCAACAGTACTCTTTCTGGAAAGCTAGATATTGTCCGCACAGAACTCAGTCCATCAGAGGAATATAAAGCCATGGTATTGGCGGGACTTCGACCAGAGATTGTGTTGGACATTAGCTCCCGAGCACTGGCCTTCTGGACGTATCAG GTACACCAGGAGCGTCTCTATCAAGAATACAATTTCAGCAAGGCTGAGGGCCATCTGAAACAGTTGGAGAAGATATATACTCAGCAAATACAGAGCAAGGATATAGAATTGACCTCTATGAAAGGGGAGGTCACCTCCATGAAGAAAGTGCTAGAAGAATACAAGAAAAAGTTCAGTGACATCTCTGAGAAACTTATGGAGAGAAATCGCCAGTATCAAAAGCTCCAAGGCCTCTATGATAGCCTTAGGCTACGAAATATCACTATTGCTAACCAAGATGGTACCCTTGAACCATCTATGATTGCACAGTCTGGTGTTTTTGGCTTCCCATTAG GGAGCAACTCCAAGTTTCCTTTGGACAGTACACCAGTTCGAAATCGGGGTGGTGGAGATGGAGATTTTCAGTTCAGACCATTTTTTGTGGGTTCTCCCACAGCACCTGAACCCACCAACAGCTTTTTTAGTTTTGCCTCCCCAAGTAATGAATTAGAGCAGCAGCAAGTCTCTAGCAGGGcctttaaagtaaaaagaatttaG